A stretch of Thermodesulfobacteriota bacterium DNA encodes these proteins:
- a CDS encoding LacI family DNA-binding transcriptional regulator, with the protein MRARTEATTIRRSTGITTLADVAKLAGVSPITVSRVLNHPEIVAPGTIESVRQVIERTGYVPNLLAGGLASSRTRFVAAIVPAISNQVFSEPIQ; encoded by the coding sequence ATGCGTGCCCGCACGGAGGCAACAACCATTCGGAGATCCACCGGAATAACTACCCTGGCGGACGTGGCCAAGCTGGCCGGGGTCTCCCCGATCACGGTTTCCCGGGTGCTCAACCACCCGGAGATCGTGGCGCCCGGCACGATCGAGAGCGTCCGGCAGGTGATCGAGCGGACCGGCTACGTGCCGAACCTGCTGGCGGGGGGGCTGGCCTCGAGCCGGACCCGCTTCGTGGCGGCGATCGTACCGGCGATCTCGAACCAGGTCTTCTCCGAGCCGATTCAG